GTTGCTCAAACTCTGCTTGTGTGCCATCTTAAAATGCAGTAGGTACATTTGGATAGTCTTGGACTACTTCCTAAAAGGAAGATCTGGGACTCTGGTGGTGGAGGGAGTGTTGGGGACACAGTGAGTGAGTGCATGCTAACGAACATAGCTACAGCATGTGCACTGGACCAGTTACTACTGTACAGTGATGTATTTGCTGGGACAAAGAAATATCTCGTGCATCTACCGGGGCATGGAAGTCAGTTCAATGCAGCTGACTGGGGCAAGTGCTGTTCTAATGCACTGCTGTAAGAAAATGTAGCACTACCCTCTAGGgaaatcttcaaaaaaaaaaaacaaccctcaggCCCCAAGTATAGtcaaaggagaggaaagatgggATGACAGGTTCCAGGGAGAGACATCAAAGTTAGTTTCATCTCCAGTTTATCAGAGACACAAGATGTGGAACATAGGCATATGCAAATAACTCTAATGACATTCTCATCTAGCAATTCAGAGGTTAAACTACATCATCCCACCACAAATCATTCTGCAAGCCTGCTTTCTTCCTTAAAGGTTGAAGTACTCTGTGTCTCCTGCTTCACCAGTCTTCCCTCAGATTATTACTCTTCGTACTTCCAACTTCCCATCTCTCTAGAGCAGGATGTAAAGGGGGTTAGCTGTTCTGATCTGAACCGTCTCAGTGCTCTGTGTGTGGATCTGCAGATTAATCAAATGTGTTGAAGCAATAAAAGCTGTTAAGTGGAGGgccatagctttaaaaaaagctgttaattCATGTGCAGGCCCATGGCTCAGTCTTTCTACAGTGGTGATCAGAAGTCCTGCATTATACTGTGCTGCTAATGTCCTTCTCTGTTGAAGTCTTGCTTCTGTCAAGGGAGTAAGGGATTGAACGCGTTGGTTCCTCAGTAAAGGCACCTTCCAAGATTCCTTGCAGTGATTGCCGTGCCTTTGCCCTGAAGTCCCGTCCCACAAAAACATAGAGCAGGGGGTTGATGCAGCTGTTGGCATACGCAAGTGCTGTAGAGAGGTGATCCCAGAGGATCAAGGACTCCCTCAGTCCTGTTCCAAGAGTAGGTACAAGGCCCAGAATCCCAACTACATGGTATGGAGCCCAGCACACGAAGAATGCAGCTACCACAAGCACAATTGTTCGCAGCATCTTGCTGCGTGGCTTGTGAAACTGATTTGCACGTGTTCTGAAAGCAATAAGGGCATAGCAAACTGCCATTATGCCAAAGGGGAGTACAAAGCCACAGACAGCCCTAGTGATGTTTATTACCACTAAGGCAAGGGGTACAGAATAATCACTTTCATAGAAATTTCCCCATGAGTCATTACCACTGTAGGCTAAAGGTGAGTATTTTTCCAATAACTCATTTACAGAATCATCCATATAATCTAGCACTTCATCATCTCCAAAATTGTACCCACACTCAGTTTTGCCATCATAAGTGCTAGTCTCACGGTAGTGAAAGACAGGACAGCAGAAAATGAAGGCCAGGATCCAAATGCCACTGCATATTAGTGATACAAATTTCACTGTTCGATGATTTTGACACCAGACAGGTTTCATCACAAGGAGGCACCGGTCAATGCTGATGGCCACGAGTAGGAAGATGCTAGCAAACATGGTGAAGATTATGACTGATGGAATGACTTTGCAGAGGAACCAACCATACGGCCAGTGTTCGTAGAGGGCCAGGTGAACAATGGAAAATGGCAAGGACAAGCAGCACATGAAGTCAGCCACAGCAAGGTTTAGGAACCAGACAATGTTCACagaccttttcattttcagacctGCTACCCAGATCACCAATCCGTTGCCTGGGATACCCATGATGAAAACGGTGATGAAGATAGCAATGGAGACGATGGATTCTGATGCATAATATACAGCAGCCTGTTCATGTGAACTGCTATTACCCAGGAGTTGAGGCATTCTGTAGctataaaacagaaagcaaattagtAGGCAATTTACACCCTCCTCTATTCACAT
The genomic region above belongs to Mycteria americana isolate JAX WOST 10 ecotype Jacksonville Zoo and Gardens chromosome 1, USCA_MyAme_1.0, whole genome shotgun sequence and contains:
- the C3AR1 gene encoding C3a anaphylatoxin chemotactic receptor encodes the protein MPQLLGNSSSHEQAAVYYASESIVSIAIFITVFIMGIPGNGLVIWVAGLKMKRSVNIVWFLNLAVADFMCCLSLPFSIVHLALYEHWPYGWFLCKVIPSVIIFTMFASIFLLVAISIDRCLLVMKPVWCQNHRTVKFVSLICSGIWILAFIFCCPVFHYRETSTYDGKTECGYNFGDDEVLDYMDDSVNELLEKYSPLAYSGNDSWGNFYESDYSVPLALVVINITRAVCGFVLPFGIMAVCYALIAFRTRANQFHKPRSKMLRTIVLVVAAFFVCWAPYHVVGILGLVPTLGTGLRESLILWDHLSTALAYANSCINPLLYVFVGRDFRAKARQSLQGILEGAFTEEPTRSIPYSLDRSKTSTEKDISSTV